A single genomic interval of Dyella sp. GSA-30 harbors:
- a CDS encoding glycosyltransferase family 4 protein, whose protein sequence is MRVAQINFPLAPSDCTSEQLFERWPSLADIPEAAASAGTRVSMIQAATREERFTWHGVDYYFIDVSGATAAASRADRFASVLGDIKPDVLHVHGLGFAEEAFAISQRLPQLPLIFQDHADRPPRWWWHRSKWRRWYASASGVVFTALAQVQPFTHAGLFGPLTQFFAIPESSSRFGLSNRADARATTGLYGDPCVLWVGHLAAGKDPLTVLDGIAQAASGLPDLQLWCAFGSAPLLEDVHKRIDHDPRLAGRVHLMGKVPHAQIETLMQAADLYVSGSHAESCGYALLEALASGTTPVVTDIPSFRALTGDRRIGHLWPPGDAQRLAESLVRAASAPLSPEQIRAHFDATLSFAAVGRQWADAYAQVLDGRLRRTG, encoded by the coding sequence TTGCGCGTTGCACAGATCAATTTCCCGCTGGCCCCATCGGACTGCACATCGGAGCAGTTGTTCGAACGATGGCCTTCGCTGGCCGATATCCCCGAAGCGGCGGCCAGCGCCGGCACCCGGGTATCGATGATTCAAGCGGCGACGCGCGAAGAGCGTTTCACGTGGCATGGTGTCGATTACTACTTTATCGACGTCAGCGGAGCGACTGCCGCAGCCAGCCGTGCTGACCGGTTTGCCTCAGTGCTGGGCGATATCAAGCCCGACGTATTGCACGTGCATGGCCTGGGATTTGCCGAGGAGGCATTTGCCATATCGCAGCGCTTGCCGCAGCTGCCGCTCATTTTTCAGGATCACGCCGATCGGCCGCCCCGTTGGTGGTGGCATCGCTCGAAATGGCGACGTTGGTACGCGTCGGCGTCGGGCGTCGTTTTCACTGCGCTTGCGCAGGTACAACCGTTCACGCACGCCGGCTTGTTCGGACCGTTGACACAATTTTTCGCGATACCCGAGTCGAGCAGCCGCTTTGGCCTGAGCAACCGCGCCGATGCGCGCGCCACCACGGGACTTTATGGCGACCCATGCGTGCTATGGGTCGGACACCTCGCTGCGGGTAAAGACCCGCTGACCGTACTCGACGGCATCGCGCAAGCTGCGAGTGGACTGCCGGACCTGCAGCTGTGGTGTGCTTTCGGTAGCGCGCCGTTGCTCGAAGACGTGCACAAGCGCATCGATCACGATCCGCGACTTGCGGGCCGTGTGCATCTGATGGGTAAGGTGCCGCACGCGCAGATCGAGACCCTCATGCAAGCCGCGGACCTCTACGTCTCGGGCAGCCACGCCGAAAGTTGCGGCTATGCCTTGCTCGAGGCGCTGGCTAGCGGAACCACGCCGGTGGTCACGGATATCCCTTCGTTTCGTGCCTTGACCGGTGACAGGCGTATCGGACATCTGTGGCCACCTGGCGATGCGCAGAGGTTGGCTGAGTCGTTGGTGCGTGCTGCATCAGCACCGCTTTCCCCCGAGCAGATCCGTGCTCATTTCGATGCCACGCTCTCGTTCGCCGCCGTTGGCCGCCAATGGGCCGATGCCTATGCGCAGGTGCTCGATGGGCGGTTGAGGAGGACAGGGTGA
- a CDS encoding ABC transporter ATP-binding protein, with protein sequence MSDPHRATSLLRALARTLSTADIVETIAYVVLSVAVAFAGSLVAILLVPLVQPGHAVAFAGGLLDAHGDIDKQALIFAAATISFALLRWLASRMGARLVARYGIGLRRAVHARLIDAPLVSLADLTSAEIANVLTHNVELVIQGFSALQQLLVTCVTSAVSLAFALWLSPQLVLAAPLLVVFALIGSRISTREQVQVSRQYVADMTRLFWHSEDFPRRLRHVRSFEREEAEKASYGDISTRLGYGYRRQLELIASGRLVLELLAAVGIAAVFMLAHRWQGFDQSSLVAVGLLLGRLLPYLVSTRQSFQQLRLAAPAFELWQRYTHLESTRPSSAPARVPLAGTTLHIERMRLNPPSNGLDIADLRLHPGELTSIAGDSGIGKSSLVDVLAGMMTPEIFVARAGHRSIEFGEYRELVRHGAYVSQSVRPWQHSVRECLLWAAPDATEAMMQRALIDVGLDKRLADSDRGLDTSLHSSSSRLSGGELQRLLLAQVILRQPSLALLDEATSALDATSEIAVLSALKRCLPQTILIVVSHRSSVATIADQCLTIGNDLVTTVVGNTELRRATSLAG encoded by the coding sequence ATGTCGGACCCGCATCGAGCGACGAGCTTGCTGCGTGCGCTTGCGCGTACGCTCAGCACAGCCGACATCGTCGAGACGATCGCCTATGTCGTGTTATCGGTGGCGGTGGCATTCGCGGGCAGTCTTGTTGCGATACTCCTGGTGCCCCTGGTCCAGCCAGGGCATGCCGTGGCATTCGCGGGTGGCTTGCTCGATGCGCATGGCGATATCGACAAGCAGGCGCTGATCTTTGCCGCGGCCACCATAAGCTTTGCGCTATTGCGCTGGCTGGCATCGCGAATGGGTGCACGCCTAGTGGCCCGTTACGGCATCGGGTTGCGGCGTGCGGTACACGCGCGTCTGATCGACGCGCCGTTGGTATCGCTTGCCGACCTCACCTCGGCCGAGATCGCCAACGTGCTTACCCACAATGTCGAGCTCGTCATCCAGGGCTTCAGTGCCCTGCAGCAGCTGCTGGTGACCTGCGTGACCTCGGCCGTCAGCCTGGCCTTTGCGCTCTGGTTGTCGCCGCAACTGGTACTGGCGGCGCCGTTGCTCGTGGTATTCGCCCTGATCGGGTCGCGCATCAGCACGCGCGAGCAGGTGCAGGTGAGCCGCCAGTACGTCGCGGATATGACCCGGTTGTTCTGGCACAGCGAGGATTTTCCGCGACGCCTGCGCCATGTGCGTTCCTTCGAGCGCGAAGAGGCGGAGAAGGCAAGTTACGGCGATATCTCCACTCGGTTGGGTTATGGCTATCGCCGCCAGCTGGAGTTGATCGCTTCTGGACGACTGGTACTCGAACTGCTGGCAGCCGTCGGCATCGCGGCGGTGTTCATGCTTGCCCATCGCTGGCAGGGTTTCGATCAGTCGTCGTTGGTTGCCGTGGGTTTATTGCTCGGACGCTTGTTGCCGTACCTGGTGTCGACGCGGCAGAGTTTTCAGCAGCTGCGCCTGGCCGCGCCGGCGTTTGAGTTGTGGCAACGCTATACCCATCTGGAATCGACCCGTCCGTCCAGCGCGCCCGCGCGAGTACCGCTCGCTGGCACGACATTGCATATCGAGCGGATGCGCTTGAACCCGCCATCGAACGGACTGGATATCGCCGACCTGCGCCTGCACCCCGGTGAACTGACCTCGATCGCCGGCGACTCCGGCATCGGCAAGAGCAGTCTGGTCGATGTACTGGCCGGCATGATGACGCCGGAGATCTTCGTGGCACGCGCGGGCCATCGATCGATCGAATTTGGCGAGTATAGGGAGCTGGTACGCCATGGCGCCTATGTCAGCCAGAGTGTCCGGCCCTGGCAGCATTCGGTGCGCGAATGCCTGCTATGGGCCGCACCGGATGCGACCGAAGCGATGATGCAGCGTGCGTTGATCGATGTTGGCCTCGACAAGCGACTGGCGGACTCCGATCGCGGACTGGACACATCGCTGCACAGCTCGTCGAGCCGGTTGTCCGGCGGCGAGCTGCAACGATTGCTGCTCGCCCAGGTGATCCTGCGGCAACCCTCGCTTGCCCTGCTGGACGAGGCGACCAGCGCGCTCGATGCCACCTCCGAGATCGCCGTGCTTTCGGCGCTCAAGCGCTGCCTGCCGCAGACCATTCTGATCGTCGTGTCGCACCGTTCAAGCGTGGCGACCATCGCGGACCAGTGTCTGACCATCGGCAATGATCTGGTGACAACGGTGGTTGGCAACACCGAGCTGCGGCGCGCGACATCGCTGGCCGGCTGA
- a CDS encoding class I SAM-dependent methyltransferase, producing the protein MSRPHMLAPAQAYALWAASYPAHAHNPVMHAEERAMLELMPESLYGQAVVDAGCGSGRYMLHALRRGAACVTGVDLSPEMLERADAELSVERHGVPVELLQGSVTALPVADAWADLTVCGLVVGHVEDLHASLAELHRITRPGGRLLCSDVHPIGHALGWVRDFKSGDERYAVQHTQHLYSHWHAACATLGWQIERVLEPMLDPADIPVGARFDRMALEVPVALVFQLRRQP; encoded by the coding sequence ATGTCGCGCCCGCACATGCTCGCACCTGCACAGGCATACGCGCTTTGGGCCGCCAGCTATCCCGCGCATGCCCACAATCCGGTCATGCACGCCGAAGAGCGCGCCATGCTCGAACTGATGCCCGAGTCCTTGTATGGGCAGGCCGTGGTGGATGCAGGCTGTGGCAGCGGCCGCTACATGCTGCATGCGCTGCGCCGTGGCGCGGCATGCGTCACGGGTGTCGACCTGTCGCCGGAGATGCTCGAACGCGCCGATGCGGAACTGAGTGTCGAGCGACACGGCGTACCGGTCGAACTGCTGCAGGGTAGCGTTACGGCATTGCCCGTGGCCGATGCCTGGGCGGACCTGACGGTCTGCGGCCTGGTCGTCGGCCATGTCGAGGATCTCCACGCTTCGCTTGCCGAGCTGCACCGCATAACCCGGCCGGGTGGGCGCCTGTTGTGCAGCGACGTGCATCCGATCGGGCACGCGCTCGGCTGGGTTCGCGACTTCAAGTCGGGCGATGAGCGCTATGCCGTGCAGCACACGCAACATCTCTACAGCCATTGGCATGCCGCCTGCGCCACGCTTGGGTGGCAGATCGAGCGTGTGCTGGAACCGATGCTCGATCCGGCCGATATCCCGGTCGGTGCCCGCTTCGATCGCATGGCGCTCGAAGTGCCCGTTGCGCTGGTATTCCAGCTGCGTCGTCAGCCCTAA
- a CDS encoding radical SAM protein, with amino-acid sequence MTHTPHTLLINPTITSRASARFPLSLLHLAATLDRAGSSQIIDGNVERDFIAESLRTIEQGRVDAVGISVMGGPQMAPSIAVSTAIRERFPQLPIIWGGYFPTLYTDTALAAPYVDYAIRGQGEESLPELVSAIHRGAAPDALARIGSLSWRNDGAVVHNPNRRFTLGDTGVVLPYDKLGDPRRYLAPTFLGRRTVAHQAAIGCRFRCTFCGVNAMFGGTTVLPAAARLERDLSYLKYEVGADSVQFFDHNFFDREVDMIPLLEVMAKLEMPWWCYARSDALLNLKESTWELVRKSKLRMAYIGAESPSGQMLKEIRKGTRPDQTLEVAELCRRNGVIPELSFMVAPPENTVEETEHTFEFIRDLKRINPESEIIVYIYTPLPESSKHEKDRGKRASMPLLDLNGEPVIFPKTPEEWMEKRWVDYACHADAPWLDDKLRQHIHDFVTVLRCRFPTVQDLRSPRWAKRSLSAIASWRYRHRRYDKPWELNLANRLVKLRMPQVSGL; translated from the coding sequence ATGACACATACGCCCCACACACTGCTGATCAATCCGACGATTACCTCGCGTGCCAGCGCGCGGTTCCCGTTGTCGCTGCTGCATCTGGCGGCGACGCTGGATCGTGCAGGTAGCAGTCAGATCATCGATGGCAATGTGGAACGCGATTTCATTGCCGAGTCGCTGCGAACCATCGAGCAAGGCCGCGTCGACGCGGTTGGCATCAGCGTGATGGGTGGCCCGCAAATGGCGCCGTCTATCGCGGTATCCACGGCGATACGCGAGCGCTTTCCTCAATTGCCGATTATCTGGGGCGGTTATTTTCCGACGCTCTATACGGACACGGCACTGGCTGCGCCCTATGTCGACTACGCCATTCGTGGGCAGGGCGAAGAGAGCCTGCCCGAGCTGGTCTCGGCGATCCATCGCGGCGCGGCGCCCGATGCGCTGGCCAGGATCGGCAGCCTGTCGTGGAGAAACGACGGCGCCGTCGTGCATAACCCGAATCGCCGTTTCACGTTGGGTGACACTGGAGTGGTACTCCCCTATGACAAGCTTGGCGATCCGCGTCGCTATCTCGCGCCAACCTTTCTCGGTCGACGCACGGTTGCGCACCAAGCGGCGATCGGTTGTCGTTTTCGCTGTACGTTCTGCGGCGTCAACGCGATGTTCGGCGGCACCACCGTGCTGCCGGCCGCCGCGCGCCTGGAGCGCGACCTGAGTTATCTCAAGTACGAAGTCGGCGCCGACTCGGTTCAGTTCTTCGATCACAACTTCTTCGACCGCGAAGTGGACATGATTCCGCTGCTCGAAGTCATGGCCAAGCTGGAAATGCCATGGTGGTGCTATGCGCGCTCCGATGCCCTGCTGAATCTCAAGGAGAGCACCTGGGAGCTGGTGCGCAAGAGCAAACTGCGCATGGCCTATATCGGGGCCGAATCACCCAGCGGTCAGATGCTCAAGGAAATCCGCAAGGGCACGCGGCCGGACCAGACGCTGGAGGTTGCCGAGCTGTGCCGGCGCAATGGCGTGATTCCCGAGCTGTCGTTCATGGTCGCGCCGCCCGAGAACACCGTGGAAGAAACCGAGCACACCTTCGAGTTCATCCGCGACTTGAAGCGGATCAACCCGGAGTCGGAGATCATCGTCTACATCTACACGCCGTTGCCCGAGAGCAGCAAGCACGAAAAGGATCGTGGCAAGCGGGCATCGATGCCTCTGCTCGATCTCAACGGCGAGCCGGTGATTTTTCCCAAGACTCCGGAAGAGTGGATGGAGAAGCGCTGGGTCGACTACGCCTGCCACGCCGATGCACCCTGGCTGGACGACAAGCTGCGCCAGCACATCCACGACTTTGTGACGGTGCTGCGCTGCCGTTTCCCGACGGTGCAGGATCTGCGCTCGCCGCGTTGGGCCAAGCGGAGCCTGAGCGCGATCGCATCGTGGCGCTATCGCCACCGCCGTTACGACAAGCCGTGGGAACTGAACCTGGCCAATCGGCTGGTGAAGTTGCGCATGCCGCAGGTTTCGGGTCTTTAA
- a CDS encoding serine kinase, whose product MQKQILGGCFQFESNSEALLRLVEDAYAGLPQHQLPVTAPPFHVELRLVSRYAPIESVEPPPVQMQSGAGVLCGVMDAFNYVMLVPDQQRALIVASEDMLSRAYHLRYELIEFVVFTLATRGLGLVPLHGACVGRDGRGLLLLGSSGSGKSTLALHSLLQDLDFLAEDAVFVHPDGMLATGVANFVHVQADALRFLDHDEINRWIGQAPVIRRRSGVEKFEADLRDGHGRLAMTPLKLVGAVCVSREPADDPDHLLSTVPLPEAIAWLANDQPYAAGQPGWHAFAERLAQLGIHRLRRGPHPRASVEALRQLLDSAGATFPAAHGTHPHGDLATGDVSF is encoded by the coding sequence ATGCAAAAACAGATTCTGGGTGGGTGCTTTCAGTTCGAAAGCAACAGCGAGGCGTTGCTGCGCCTGGTCGAAGACGCCTATGCCGGGTTACCGCAGCATCAGTTGCCGGTGACCGCGCCGCCGTTTCATGTCGAACTGCGATTGGTGTCACGTTATGCGCCCATCGAAAGTGTCGAGCCGCCTCCCGTGCAGATGCAGTCGGGCGCGGGCGTGCTCTGCGGCGTGATGGATGCGTTCAATTACGTGATGCTTGTCCCAGATCAGCAACGTGCCTTGATCGTTGCCTCGGAGGACATGCTGAGTCGCGCTTACCACCTGCGTTATGAGCTGATCGAGTTTGTGGTCTTTACCCTCGCCACGCGCGGGTTGGGCCTGGTGCCGTTGCATGGTGCCTGTGTCGGTCGCGATGGGCGCGGGCTGCTGCTGTTGGGATCCAGCGGCTCGGGTAAATCGACGCTGGCTCTTCACAGCCTGCTGCAAGATCTCGATTTTCTTGCCGAAGATGCCGTCTTCGTGCACCCCGACGGCATGCTTGCCACAGGCGTTGCGAATTTCGTGCATGTGCAGGCCGATGCGCTGCGCTTTCTCGACCACGATGAAATCAATCGATGGATCGGCCAGGCACCGGTGATCCGTCGACGCAGCGGTGTCGAGAAATTCGAAGCCGATCTCAGAGACGGCCATGGCCGGCTTGCCATGACGCCGTTGAAACTGGTGGGCGCGGTATGCGTTTCACGGGAGCCGGCCGACGATCCCGATCACCTGCTGAGCACGGTTCCGCTGCCGGAGGCCATCGCATGGCTTGCCAACGATCAGCCCTACGCGGCGGGACAACCCGGTTGGCATGCATTTGCAGAGCGGCTCGCGCAGCTGGGTATCCATCGGCTTCGGCGCGGCCCTCATCCGAGGGCTTCGGTCGAGGCGTTGCGGCAGCTTCTCGATAGCGCAGGGGCAACCTTTCCCGCGGCGCACGGCACACACCCGCATGGCGACCTGGCCACGGGAGACGTGTCGTTCTGA
- a CDS encoding nucleotidyltransferase family protein: MLPPLKIVKAGLRRTTEALAMELASARPGHSTPKWSDLEWRLAAAAAAAHGIAPLLSRSSAWQNPTWRQFLASQRDHVEHRYQRIAEMLRKIDIGARNARLPIVPLKGSALHALGLYAPGDRPMADIDLLVRESDVEAATALLLQLGYVESFVQWKHRVFKPADGQHVTGLGEHRDTPINIELHTRIQERLPIATVDITECIYPRDARPGLNPYPSLGALMNHLLLHAAGNICGRSLRLIHLNDISLLATRMLPGDWNTLWDTQSAQTPWWALPPLRLVARYYQQAVPANVLARIERDCPRLLRTIARRQTATRVSCSELWLHAFAGLEWSRSLRDVVSYVSNRIRPSQEAVQERADMIRTQVWLQGQSWVKLKHGRRVLTWLTQPVPRMDTLYVVRAAMEHFGPTDQSALSSSREYNAPNARTV; this comes from the coding sequence ATGTTGCCACCGCTCAAAATCGTTAAGGCCGGCCTGCGCCGCACCACCGAAGCGCTTGCCATGGAACTGGCTTCGGCGCGCCCGGGCCATAGCACGCCCAAGTGGAGCGATCTCGAATGGCGCTTGGCAGCGGCGGCGGCCGCAGCGCACGGCATCGCACCACTGCTCAGCCGATCCTCGGCATGGCAAAACCCGACATGGCGACAGTTTCTCGCCAGCCAGCGCGACCATGTGGAGCATCGCTACCAGCGCATCGCGGAGATGCTGCGAAAGATCGATATCGGTGCTCGGAACGCCAGGCTTCCTATCGTTCCCTTGAAGGGTTCCGCGTTACATGCGCTGGGACTCTATGCGCCAGGCGATCGGCCCATGGCCGATATCGATCTACTGGTTCGGGAAAGCGATGTCGAAGCAGCGACCGCACTGCTGCTGCAATTGGGCTATGTCGAATCGTTCGTGCAATGGAAGCACCGCGTGTTCAAGCCCGCGGACGGCCAGCACGTGACGGGATTGGGTGAGCATCGCGATACGCCGATCAATATCGAGCTGCACACGCGCATCCAGGAGCGTCTGCCGATAGCCACCGTCGATATCACCGAATGCATCTATCCGCGCGACGCTCGACCGGGCTTGAATCCCTACCCGTCGCTCGGCGCGCTGATGAATCATCTGCTGCTGCATGCGGCAGGCAACATCTGTGGACGCAGCCTGCGCCTGATCCATCTCAACGATATCTCGCTGCTGGCGACGCGCATGCTCCCTGGCGACTGGAACACGCTATGGGATACGCAGTCCGCCCAGACGCCATGGTGGGCGTTACCGCCGCTGCGACTGGTTGCGCGTTACTACCAGCAAGCCGTCCCCGCGAATGTGTTGGCGCGAATCGAACGCGACTGCCCCAGGCTGCTGCGAACGATCGCGCGCCGCCAGACGGCGACCCGGGTTTCCTGTTCGGAACTGTGGTTGCATGCGTTCGCCGGCCTCGAATGGTCGCGCTCGCTACGCGATGTCGTGAGCTACGTGTCGAACCGTATCCGACCCTCGCAGGAGGCCGTGCAGGAACGTGCCGACATGATTCGCACCCAGGTCTGGCTGCAAGGGCAGAGCTGGGTGAAGCTGAAACATGGGCGACGCGTGCTGACCTGGCTCACCCAACCCGTGCCGCGCATGGACACGCTTTATGTGGTGCGCGCGGCGATGGAACATTTCGGGCCGACGGATCAATCCGCCTTGTCGAGCAGCCGCGAGTACAACGCGCCGAACGCTCGCACCGTATAG
- a CDS encoding glycosyltransferase family 4 protein, with protein sequence MKLALVLPGGVDRTGEYRVIPVFLALIERLARMHEVHVFVLRQEAAAAEWDLVGARIHNIGDGWPRARAIAAIRAEHRRAPFDLVHAIFSGSCGFVAVAAAKLLRLPSLVHIAGGELVALHAIGYGGRQKWKGRLREAVVLRCADIVTAASAPIIDSLQTLGIDAERVPLGVDLQAWPPLEPRRRDAARARLIHVASLNRVKDQSTLLQALALLAKAGLDFEMDIVGVDTLQGEMERLARQLDLERHVRFLGFKTQRELRPIMATVDLLVMSSLHEAGPLVLLEAALAGVPTVGTAVGHIAEWAPLAAWAVPVEDFAALAGAIQQALADEPLRLELAQRAQHRAMLEDADYTVRAFGALYSRLLDKAD encoded by the coding sequence GTGAAGCTTGCGCTGGTTCTTCCCGGCGGTGTGGATCGCACGGGCGAGTACCGTGTGATACCGGTCTTCCTGGCCTTGATCGAGCGCCTGGCGCGTATGCACGAGGTGCATGTCTTCGTGCTGCGACAGGAGGCGGCAGCGGCCGAGTGGGATCTGGTGGGCGCGCGCATTCACAACATCGGCGATGGCTGGCCGCGCGCACGCGCGATCGCGGCGATTCGTGCCGAGCATCGCCGCGCGCCGTTCGATCTGGTTCATGCGATCTTTTCCGGTTCCTGCGGTTTTGTCGCGGTCGCCGCGGCCAAACTGCTGCGTCTGCCAAGCCTGGTACATATCGCCGGCGGTGAGCTCGTGGCGCTGCATGCGATCGGTTACGGCGGGCGACAGAAATGGAAAGGTCGTCTGCGTGAGGCGGTGGTGTTGCGTTGCGCCGATATCGTTACCGCAGCCAGTGCGCCGATCATCGACTCGCTGCAGACGCTGGGCATCGACGCCGAACGCGTGCCGCTCGGCGTCGACTTGCAGGCGTGGCCTCCGCTGGAACCGCGCAGGCGCGATGCAGCGCGCGCGCGATTAATCCACGTAGCGAGTCTCAATCGGGTCAAGGACCAGTCGACCTTGCTACAGGCATTGGCGCTGCTGGCCAAGGCGGGATTGGACTTCGAGATGGATATCGTCGGAGTGGACACCCTGCAGGGCGAGATGGAGCGGCTTGCCCGACAGCTCGATCTGGAGCGGCATGTTCGCTTCCTCGGCTTCAAGACCCAGCGCGAACTGCGCCCGATCATGGCGACGGTCGATCTGCTGGTCATGTCGTCGCTGCACGAAGCCGGCCCTCTGGTATTGCTGGAGGCCGCATTGGCCGGCGTACCCACCGTCGGCACCGCGGTGGGACACATCGCGGAATGGGCGCCTCTTGCGGCATGGGCGGTGCCTGTCGAAGATTTCGCTGCGCTGGCTGGTGCGATCCAGCAGGCGCTCGCCGATGAACCGCTGCGCCTGGAATTGGCGCAAAGGGCACAGCATCGCGCGATGCTGGAAGACGCCGACTATACGGTGCGAGCGTTCGGCGCGTTGTACTCGCGGCTGCTCGACAAGGCGGATTGA
- a CDS encoding radical SAM protein, giving the protein MLKIQVGHSYFLTYDRKQWERGKPYPPLATIQIAAMLRQPGHTVSLFDAMLADGVEDYASSLQAAQPDVVVFYEDNFNFLTKMCLGRMREAACQMIAEARAAGARVIVAGSDASDHPDAFLAAGAHAVLIGEGVGALIQLIERLQHNPGIETEDWVGGITGIATLVAGQTQLTRVGVMPPDPRVVGRPAWDLLDIERYRTMWHERHGYFSLNMAASRGCPFRCNWCAKPIWGNHYKQRSAQDVAAEMTYLKQTFQPDHIWMADDIFGFHIDWVTEFGEHLRAADGSVPFTIQTRADLSSERMAQALAHAGCTEAWIGAESGSQRVLDSMTKGTKVAELIEARKRLGEHGIRVGFFIQLGYLGEQLADLLLTRDLVAQAAPDDIGVSVSYPLPGTKFYEQVKAQLGEKTHWQDSADLAMMFRGAYDSDFYRSVRDLLHEQVTLQQSKATDLPEHYHQASVALDARWDALIASEQAHRSDRTTSSAASQTQTIRHVATAQNR; this is encoded by the coding sequence ATGCTAAAGATTCAGGTCGGCCACTCCTACTTTCTGACGTACGACCGAAAGCAGTGGGAGCGCGGCAAGCCTTATCCCCCGCTGGCCACGATCCAGATCGCCGCCATGCTGCGACAGCCTGGGCACACTGTCTCCCTGTTCGACGCGATGCTGGCCGACGGTGTCGAGGACTATGCAAGCTCGCTGCAGGCGGCGCAGCCAGACGTCGTGGTTTTCTACGAAGACAATTTCAACTTTCTGACCAAGATGTGTCTTGGCCGCATGCGCGAAGCCGCCTGCCAGATGATTGCCGAGGCGCGCGCCGCCGGTGCGCGGGTGATTGTCGCCGGCTCGGATGCCTCCGATCACCCGGACGCGTTTCTCGCGGCGGGTGCCCACGCCGTGCTGATCGGCGAAGGTGTCGGTGCACTGATTCAACTGATCGAACGACTGCAGCACAACCCAGGTATCGAGACCGAAGACTGGGTTGGCGGTATCACCGGTATCGCCACGCTGGTTGCCGGGCAGACGCAACTCACGCGCGTCGGCGTGATGCCACCCGACCCTCGCGTCGTCGGGCGCCCGGCCTGGGATCTGCTCGACATCGAGCGCTATCGGACGATGTGGCACGAACGGCACGGCTACTTCAGCCTCAACATGGCCGCGTCGCGCGGTTGCCCGTTCCGTTGCAACTGGTGCGCCAAGCCGATCTGGGGAAATCACTACAAGCAACGCAGTGCCCAGGACGTGGCTGCTGAAATGACGTATCTGAAGCAGACCTTCCAGCCCGATCACATCTGGATGGCCGACGATATCTTCGGGTTTCATATCGACTGGGTCACCGAATTCGGCGAGCACCTGCGCGCTGCTGATGGCTCGGTGCCGTTCACCATCCAGACGCGCGCGGACCTGTCCAGCGAACGCATGGCCCAGGCGCTTGCGCACGCCGGTTGCACGGAAGCGTGGATCGGCGCGGAAAGTGGCAGCCAGCGCGTGCTGGACAGCATGACCAAGGGCACCAAGGTCGCCGAGCTGATCGAGGCACGCAAACGGCTGGGTGAACACGGCATCCGCGTCGGTTTCTTTATTCAGCTGGGTTATCTGGGCGAACAGTTGGCCGACCTGTTGTTGACCCGCGACCTGGTGGCACAGGCCGCGCCGGACGATATTGGCGTCAGCGTGTCGTATCCGCTGCCGGGCACGAAGTTCTACGAGCAGGTCAAAGCACAGCTCGGCGAGAAAACGCATTGGCAGGACAGTGCCGATCTCGCCATGATGTTCCGCGGCGCCTATGACTCCGATTTCTATCGCAGCGTGCGCGACCTGTTGCATGAGCAGGTCACCTTGCAGCAAAGCAAAGCCACCGACCTGCCCGAGCATTATCACCAGGCCAGCGTTGCGCTCGACGCACGCTGGGATGCATTGATCGCCAGCGAACAAGCGCATCGCAGTGACCGCACCACCTCCTCCGCAGCAAGCCAGACCCAGACGATCCGCCATGTTGCCACCGCTCAAAATCGTTAA